From Carettochelys insculpta isolate YL-2023 chromosome 3, ASM3395843v1, whole genome shotgun sequence, a single genomic window includes:
- the ID2 gene encoding DNA-binding protein inhibitor ID-2, protein MKAFSPVRSVRKNSLSEHTLGISRCKTPVDDPMSLLYNMNDCYSKLKELVPSIPQNKKVSKMEILQHVIDYILDLQIALDSHPNIVSFHHQRSGPNSSSRTPLTTLNTDISILSLQASEFPSELMSNDSKALCG, encoded by the exons ATGAAAGCTTTCAGTCCTGTGAGATCCGTCAGGAAAAACAGCCTCTCTGAACACACCCTGGGAATATCCCGGTGCAAAACCCCCGTGGATGATCCTATGAGTTTGCTATACAACATGAACGACTGCTACTCCAAACTGAAAGAGCTAGTGCCCAGCATCCCTCAAAACAAGAAAGTGAGCAAGATGGAAATCCTGCAGCATGTTATCGACTACATCCTGGATCTGCAGATTGCTTTAGATTCGCACCCCAATATTGTCAGCTTTCATCACCAGAGATCAGGACCAAATTCTTCCTCCAGAACACCTCTGACCACCTTAAACACAGATATCAGCATCTTATCGTTACAG gcATCTGAATTCCCTTCAGAATTAATGTCAAATGACAGCAAAGCACTGTGTGGCTAA